Below is a genomic region from Belonocnema kinseyi isolate 2016_QV_RU_SX_M_011 chromosome 4, B_treatae_v1, whole genome shotgun sequence.
attcgaaattcatctttgtaggtttgAAATAAGctaattcaaaatctaaaaatttaggtttaaaattttaatatttgattaaacattcaactattttgttaaaaattcaatttatttaattaaaaaatttaactattttgataaaaagtaatttttcgttGTTGACAAATCAACTTTTCTCTCGAAAATTCGtcctcttggattgaaaatttatcttttgcggtagaaaagtatttttcttgttataaaaataattaaattttaggtttaaaggtttttaggtttaaaggtttttaggtttaaattttggtaaaaagtaattaagttttggtcgaaaatacaactgatgttgaaaatttgtcctcttggattgaaaatttatcttttatcgtagaaaagtatttttcttgttattaaaactaagcagagaatttttcaaatcaagtTCTTTGACTAAGCGaaatattcatacaaatttattttaaataaaataaaatttacattatttcttcgataaaaatgtgcaaaattctaaaataaaaatgtgcaatGGGCATCCTGACTAGGGCAGTCAACAAAAATTGACATTCAAACAGAGGGCCTGAAAAATTCCATAATATTACCAAGGGCAAATTTTCCTTTTCGGAAAAATGAGATTCACACGTTTTTGGGATTAAATTTAGTTTGCAGGATATTATCAGAATTTtatgaggaattttcaacgaataatagaGCCGCAAAAATGCccctaaaaactataaaaaaaaaaaaaaaaaatcccataATATGAACAACTGTATCGCTTACGCGCGACACTAAATCTCTcagcttaaaaagaaaaaaaaaaaagaaaaaaataacatacCGTTAAAAGGTGGAGCAGTGAATTGCAATTGGTTGCTTCGTCTCGGGCCACTGATACCCGAAACTCTCTTCAAGGCCAACAATTCTCTCTGGCTGATATCACCCAAAATTAAAAACCAGCCTTCGTCCTTTCCACGGAGAAAGCAGGGAGAGTGAGCCTTCAAATTGGAGGTACGATTTTTTCGACTCATTGTCACGCTCAAGGTGTAATCTCGATTCTCATAAATGTCTGTGCACTTGTTCGACTTGGTTTGAAGACTGACGATTTTCGAATCGTTCTCTTCCTCGCCAGATCCCTGGAGAGCCACCTCGATATTTATTATAGGCATCTCCTTCAGGACTTGATGGATCTAAAATTCAGATTAAAAAGCTTCTCTGTTGTAAACATAAAAAacaaccaaaacaaaaataataataataacatatggGTAATATTCACGCAACTGTACACCTTTGGGACTTCGGCTTTTAGGCATAGAAAAAAGTCTTCTTTGAAATAAGTCTATCTCTCCAAAAATATTTACACTCGATCGCATAAAAACTATCCAAAAAGGTCAGCTCCGTAATTGtctcaaattaaaatattgtgtGCAAATCCATCACATATATTTCATTAAGTTAATGTTACCTTCCAGAGTGAACTATTATTTAACCCTTCGAGTACACACCTATTTTTACGAAAATCTTCTACACACTGGGTCAAACTAACCctgttcactttttggttgacTAACTTCATAACTAATAAacttttttacttacaaaaatgtATAGGTATACTTTCAAGTATGTTAAAGTAATTTGTAAGTCTTATAagtgtatttaaaatctttaacatacttaaaaaagttcaaaaaaaaatatttgtgcaaaaaatgaa
It encodes:
- the LOC117171593 gene encoding activating signal cointegrator 1 complex subunit 3-like, with the translated sequence MPIINIEVALQGSGEEENDSKIVSLQTKSNKCTDIYENRDYTLSVTMSRKNRTSNLKAHSPCFLRGKDEGWFLILGDISQRELLALKRVSGISGPRRSNQLQFTAPPFNGRMKLTLYIISDCYMGLDQQYEFNLNVIPER